Proteins from one Mesoplasma sp. JKS002658 genomic window:
- a CDS encoding Cof-type HAD-IIB family hydrolase translates to MEKKLLIFDIDGTLVHNNKVSLKVIQTLKMAKQQGHLITIATGRNSRGILKVACLLGLNNGQTPIIGLNGAEVFYLNPDNSTNHLWQKPLTKQLSVQLFETARTQKIDCVAYTLDEHYLYTNRRVSFLNFFMYLRSKRAEFIKLKKNLINLNLDVMKVICHGRSQNMQSFQEKMKSLGLEVFGWSYTEHKTHNIEVNMTGINKSVGMEKTAEILKIEQKDVIYFGDGANDKEALQWAGIGVAMGNAHDDIKSYANQVTLGVKEDGVAVWIEENILKTK, encoded by the coding sequence ATGGAAAAGAAATTATTGATTTTTGATATTGATGGTACCTTAGTCCACAACAATAAGGTTTCACTAAAAGTAATTCAAACCTTAAAAATGGCAAAACAACAAGGTCATTTAATTACGATTGCTACGGGTAGAAATAGTCGCGGAATTTTGAAAGTTGCTTGTTTATTGGGGTTAAATAACGGACAAACACCAATTATTGGGTTAAACGGAGCTGAAGTTTTTTATTTAAATCCTGACAATTCTACAAATCATTTGTGACAAAAACCCTTAACTAAACAGTTATCAGTGCAACTTTTTGAGACTGCTAGAACCCAAAAGATTGATTGTGTTGCCTATACTCTTGATGAACATTATTTGTATACCAACCGTAGGGTAAGTTTTTTAAATTTTTTTATGTATCTTCGGAGTAAACGTGCAGAATTTATTAAGTTAAAAAAGAATTTGATTAATTTAAATTTGGATGTGATGAAAGTTATTTGTCATGGAAGAAGTCAAAATATGCAATCCTTTCAAGAAAAAATGAAGTCATTAGGATTAGAAGTGTTTGGATGAAGTTATACTGAACACAAAACTCATAATATTGAAGTTAATATGACTGGGATTAATAAATCTGTGGGGATGGAAAAAACTGCTGAAATTCTTAAAATTGAGCAAAAAGATGTTATTTATTTTGGGGATGGAGCCAATGATAAAGAAGCATTGCAGTGAGCTGGAATTGGTGTAGCAATGGGGAACGCTCACGATGACATTAAAAGTTATGCTAACCAAGTAACTTTGGGAGTCAAAGAAGACGGAGTTGCAGTTTGGATTGAAGAAAATATTTTAAAAACTAAATAA
- the potA gene encoding spermidine/putrescine ABC transporter ATP-binding protein: protein METNILEIRNITKYYDGKVVLKGVSFNVHEGEFITLLGPSGCGKTTTLRIIGGFEKPNSGEILFEKKDLLPVKINKRQINTVFQSYALFPNRNVWENVAFGLENKKVKREIINHEVDKILKLVGLENHEDKKINELSGGQKQRVAIARALIMKPKILLLDEPMAALDVHLRKVMRAELKRLQEEVGITFIMVSHDQEEALTMSDRIVVMNQGTIHQIGTPLEIYNEPENLWVSKFIGSSNVIENGEFVHDHSVKFDGKNFKCLDSNFGENETNVDILIRPEDIIVRKPNIGFFNGKIISATFMGVHWELVFKSTKHREWIIHTTEYYPVNEKVSIKWNNEAIHVMWKEVDD, encoded by the coding sequence GTGGAAACTAATATTTTAGAAATTCGTAATATCACGAAGTATTATGATGGTAAAGTTGTACTTAAAGGCGTTAGTTTTAATGTCCACGAAGGAGAGTTTATTACCCTTTTAGGACCTTCGGGATGTGGAAAAACAACAACTTTAAGAATTATTGGTGGGTTTGAAAAACCTAATAGTGGTGAAATTCTTTTTGAAAAGAAAGATTTATTACCTGTAAAAATCAATAAGCGTCAAATTAATACTGTTTTTCAATCCTATGCTTTATTTCCTAACCGTAATGTGTGAGAAAACGTTGCTTTTGGTTTAGAAAACAAAAAGGTTAAACGTGAAATTATTAACCACGAAGTTGATAAGATCTTAAAGTTAGTTGGCTTGGAAAATCATGAAGATAAAAAGATTAATGAATTATCAGGGGGTCAAAAACAACGTGTAGCAATTGCAAGAGCGTTGATTATGAAACCTAAGATCTTACTTTTAGATGAACCAATGGCAGCTTTAGACGTCCATTTGCGAAAAGTGATGCGTGCTGAGTTAAAACGGTTACAAGAAGAGGTCGGAATTACCTTTATTATGGTCTCTCACGACCAAGAAGAAGCGTTGACGATGAGTGACCGGATTGTAGTTATGAACCAAGGAACAATTCATCAAATTGGTACTCCTTTAGAAATTTATAATGAACCAGAAAACTTATGAGTTTCAAAGTTTATTGGTAGTTCTAATGTGATTGAAAACGGGGAATTTGTTCATGACCATTCGGTTAAATTTGATGGTAAGAACTTTAAATGTTTGGACAGTAACTTTGGAGAAAATGAAACTAATGTTGATATTCTAATTCGTCCCGAAGACATTATTGTCAGAAAACCAAATATCGGTTTTTTCAACGGGAAGATTATTTCTGCGACCTTTATGGGGGTACACTGGGAATTAGTTTTCAAGAGTACCAAACACCGTGAATGAATTATTCACACTACAGAATATTATCCTGTTAATGAAAAAGTTTCGATTAAATGAAATAACGAAGCGATTCACGTGATGTGAAAAGAAGTTGATGATTAG
- the potB gene encoding spermidine/putrescine ABC transporter permease codes for MAKTKSEALEPVTITNSEQTSMPALTMEELNAGDTVQAPKKWKQTINHSLETLQNTKFSKLFYNRVWPYLSPFMVVMIFLVILPLIAIIIYSFIKPTGDSIQFQSTFAHFMEMFTNQGVMIALGLSIAYALIASILCVIIGYPIAYIMGQMRSKIFARNIWVLVTLPIWISMLLKVLGLQSFFYLLSPIFLGTPIAVIVGMVYMFLPFAITPIYDAIIARNVDLEEAAMDLGVSRTKTFFTITLRETMPGILTGFSLVIVQAATSLIVVHYLGAGKITLISSVIESYFFKGSNFGYGSAIAVVLTIMIFLLMLIIRLFSNRIEKRGRGHRRSWKNWWKARTSRL; via the coding sequence GTGGCAAAAACAAAATCAGAAGCATTAGAACCAGTAACAATTACAAATAGTGAACAAACTTCAATGCCAGCACTAACAATGGAAGAGTTAAACGCTGGTGATACAGTTCAAGCGCCTAAAAAATGAAAACAAACCATTAATCATTCTTTGGAAACTTTGCAAAACACGAAGTTTTCAAAGTTGTTTTACAACCGAGTTTGACCATACTTATCACCTTTTATGGTGGTAATGATTTTTTTAGTAATTCTGCCTTTAATTGCGATTATTATTTATTCTTTTATTAAGCCAACTGGGGATTCGATTCAATTCCAATCAACCTTTGCTCATTTTATGGAAATGTTTACCAATCAAGGGGTAATGATTGCTTTGGGATTATCAATTGCTTATGCTTTAATTGCTTCAATCTTGTGCGTCATTATTGGTTATCCAATTGCCTATATTATGGGGCAAATGCGCTCAAAGATTTTTGCAAGAAACATTTGGGTGTTGGTGACTTTACCAATTTGAATTAGTATGTTGTTAAAAGTTCTTGGACTTCAATCATTTTTTTATTTGCTTAGTCCAATTTTTTTGGGTACACCAATTGCTGTCATTGTAGGGATGGTTTATATGTTCTTACCTTTTGCAATCACACCAATTTATGATGCGATTATTGCAAGAAACGTGGATTTAGAAGAAGCAGCAATGGATCTTGGGGTTAGTCGCACCAAAACTTTTTTCACCATTACTTTACGAGAAACAATGCCAGGAATTTTAACTGGATTTTCTTTGGTGATTGTCCAAGCAGCCACTTCTTTGATTGTGGTCCATTATTTAGGAGCAGGAAAAATTACCCTAATTTCATCAGTAATTGAATCCTACTTCTTTAAAGGATCGAACTTTGGTTATGGTAGTGCGATTGCCGTCGTCTTAACCATTATGATTTTCTTATTGATGTTAATCATTCGTTTATTTTCTAACCGAATTGAAAAAAGAGGAAGGGGTCATCGTCGCTCATGAAAAAACTGGTGAAAAGCTCGTACTTCGCGATTATAA
- the potCD gene encoding spermidine/putrescine ABC transporter permease/substrate-binding protein: MKKLVKSSYFAIIMLFIYIPVVIMVIFSFNSGDTVFNFVHFSGKAYDDFVHNSPFVKSIITSLFVAVVSTLISLIIGVAAAIGLSKCKPLSQKAWFGIANVPLINADVVTAVSLMIIFLLAGMKFGIGTLLFAHISFNVPYVLITVMPRLRKVDPSILEAAQDLGSKPYQILWKVVLPILKPAIITAGAIAFSMSFDDFIISYFTGGSQTNVSTFIYTAKKIKPFIYAFGTLLVAVIIFAILVWNVFQTIKNKNKKTEEELRQGDYKTPQFDRYYKKLNQEYLILNTKKVMHHSWRIDLWIRYWWIKLLIKVYLLKNYGKRISRLEWKQYEIRNEIRNEKRYYSRLEKTKKAIVKVRKDLKKKSNDSKKKQRLKNQLIRLLDRKKELEAEIEWMENRDEKAARHAARIQRQIDRWVKEFEQGKQEKTLSKKDLVWYKKKIKGLEQWKLEVEEGKNHYRLRKTTKKLNELRDLKSNKIEALSTRLEVLNAQLYLWKDITDDYDKTINQSQGQLEIVMLQAYRNHHLEATLSKVEVKILHLEKKVTHLQTKVDRKAVKVLNLDSQGNNRPKVKNWWQKSWKTLGVFVIALGAFSGLTVAYVKNNIYDLVVANWGEYIDPELINKFQKTTGYKINYQTFDANETLYNKLYTFTYDLMVPSDYMVQKLADENKLSLVDWSKLNIQKPTQVISNYLDDTIKVPSDEATKEVINSSLTTLMSKSVVKETDETTGEQYNILDYAIPYFWGDLTLVFNQNNPKLNNFLTSYGLTVDDNNQVQPKNSSLDWQIIKAAGQAGLNVQLNNDPKNIFMIGAEILYGRTNLKTNSEVDQAYSYLRDLIKDKHISLAEGDSLITTVEEGQFDIALMYNGDALFSQLNRDLKKLPTDFAYGRVKADALTSPLAGVGTINQRTNVYSDNMVIAKDAHHKQAAYDFINFIYNAKNATANSSYVGLASPLDSVLTDLSNTSVDDDGFSEYKNLYQPIAVDASYYSGTEPLAFINNNEVDAYLVKKFNDLLTSINY; this comes from the coding sequence ATGAAAAAACTGGTGAAAAGCTCGTACTTCGCGATTATAATGTTGTTTATTTATATCCCTGTAGTGATTATGGTTATTTTCTCATTCAACTCTGGGGATACAGTTTTTAATTTCGTTCATTTTTCAGGTAAAGCTTATGATGATTTTGTCCATAACTCGCCGTTTGTTAAATCAATTATTACTTCGTTATTTGTCGCTGTCGTTTCAACCCTGATTTCTTTAATAATTGGGGTTGCTGCAGCAATTGGGTTATCAAAATGTAAACCTTTGAGTCAAAAAGCTTGGTTTGGGATAGCCAACGTTCCTTTGATTAATGCTGATGTGGTGACAGCGGTGTCTTTGATGATTATTTTCTTGTTAGCAGGAATGAAGTTTGGCATCGGAACCTTGTTATTTGCCCATATTTCGTTTAACGTTCCTTATGTGTTAATTACTGTAATGCCTCGGTTGCGAAAAGTTGATCCTTCAATTTTAGAAGCGGCTCAAGATTTAGGTTCAAAACCTTACCAAATTTTGTGAAAAGTGGTTTTACCAATTCTAAAACCAGCGATTATTACTGCTGGAGCAATTGCTTTTTCAATGAGTTTTGATGATTTTATTATCTCTTATTTTACAGGTGGTTCGCAAACTAACGTTTCTACTTTTATTTATACAGCGAAGAAAATTAAACCCTTTATCTATGCGTTTGGAACTTTATTAGTAGCAGTGATTATTTTTGCAATTTTGGTGTGAAACGTTTTTCAAACTATTAAGAACAAAAACAAAAAAACTGAAGAAGAATTACGTCAAGGTGATTATAAAACTCCCCAATTTGACCGTTATTATAAAAAACTTAACCAAGAATACTTGATTTTAAATACTAAAAAAGTGATGCACCACTCTTGACGAATTGATCTTTGAATTCGGTATTGATGAATCAAGTTATTAATCAAGGTTTATTTACTAAAAAACTACGGGAAAAGAATTTCGCGTTTAGAGTGAAAACAATATGAAATTCGTAACGAAATTCGTAATGAAAAACGTTATTACTCACGGTTGGAAAAAACTAAGAAAGCAATTGTTAAAGTTCGCAAGGATTTAAAAAAGAAGAGTAATGATTCGAAGAAAAAACAACGTTTAAAAAATCAATTAATTCGTCTCTTGGACCGCAAAAAAGAGTTAGAAGCAGAAATTGAGTGAATGGAAAATCGTGACGAAAAAGCTGCTCGTCATGCTGCTCGAATCCAACGTCAAATTGATCGTTGGGTTAAAGAATTTGAGCAAGGTAAACAAGAAAAAACCCTTTCAAAAAAAGATCTTGTTTGGTATAAGAAAAAGATTAAGGGTCTAGAACAATGAAAGCTTGAAGTTGAAGAAGGGAAAAATCATTATCGTTTACGCAAAACTACCAAGAAATTAAACGAATTGCGAGATTTAAAGAGTAACAAGATTGAAGCGTTAAGCACTCGTCTTGAAGTTTTAAACGCGCAGTTATACCTTTGAAAAGATATCACTGATGACTATGATAAAACAATTAATCAAAGTCAGGGTCAATTAGAAATTGTCATGTTGCAAGCGTATCGAAACCACCACTTGGAGGCAACGTTGAGCAAAGTTGAAGTTAAAATTCTGCATCTAGAAAAAAAAGTGACGCATTTACAAACTAAAGTTGATCGAAAAGCAGTTAAAGTTTTGAATTTAGATAGTCAAGGTAATAATCGTCCTAAGGTTAAAAATTGGTGACAAAAATCTTGAAAAACCCTAGGTGTATTTGTCATTGCTCTGGGAGCTTTTTCAGGATTGACTGTTGCTTATGTTAAGAACAATATCTATGATTTAGTGGTTGCTAACTGGGGAGAGTATATTGATCCTGAATTGATTAACAAGTTTCAAAAAACAACAGGTTATAAAATTAACTACCAAACTTTTGACGCTAATGAAACTTTGTACAACAAGTTATATACTTTTACTTATGATTTAATGGTTCCTAGTGATTATATGGTCCAGAAGTTAGCTGATGAAAACAAACTATCCTTGGTTGATTGGTCAAAACTAAATATTCAAAAACCAACTCAAGTGATTAGTAATTACCTTGATGACACGATTAAAGTGCCAAGTGATGAGGCTACTAAGGAAGTAATTAATAGTAGTTTAACCACTTTAATGAGCAAATCAGTGGTCAAAGAAACTGATGAAACTACAGGAGAACAATACAATATTTTAGATTATGCCATTCCTTACTTCTGAGGTGATTTAACCCTAGTTTTTAACCAAAATAATCCCAAATTAAACAACTTCTTAACCAGTTATGGTTTAACTGTTGATGATAACAATCAAGTTCAACCAAAAAACAGCTCATTGGATTGACAAATTATTAAAGCAGCAGGACAAGCTGGTTTAAATGTCCAATTAAACAATGATCCTAAAAACATCTTTATGATTGGTGCAGAAATCTTGTATGGTCGCACTAATTTAAAAACAAATTCAGAAGTTGATCAAGCTTATAGTTATTTGCGAGATTTGATTAAAGATAAACATATTAGTTTGGCTGAGGGTGATAGTTTAATTACCACCGTGGAAGAAGGTCAGTTTGACATTGCATTAATGTATAACGGGGATGCGTTATTCTCGCAATTAAACCGGGATCTAAAGAAATTACCGACTGATTTTGCTTATGGAAGGGTCAAAGCAGATGCCTTAACTAGTCCTTTAGCAGGGGTTGGAACAATTAACCAACGAACCAATGTCTACTCTGATAATATGGTTATTGCTAAAGATGCTCACCATAAACAAGCAGCATATGATTTTATTAACTTTATTTATAATGCTAAAAACGCTACAGCCAACTCAAGTTATGTTGGCTTAGCCTCACCACTTGATAGTGTCTTAACTGATTTAAGTAATACTAGTGTTGATGATGATGGGTTTAGTGAGTATAAGAACTTATACCAACCCATTGCTGTTGATGCAAGTTATTATAGTGGTACTGAACCATTAGCATTTATTAATAACAATGAGGTTGATGCTTATCTGGTGAAGAAGTTCAACGATTTATTAACCAGTATAAATTATTAG
- the nagB gene encoding glucosamine-6-phosphate deaminase yields MEIITLNDPLAVGKKTAEIFIKAIEKKPNAILGLATGSSPLPTYQELIKAHKNHQVSFKNVKTFNLDEYVGLKEGDSHSYRHFMNENLFNHLDIHKPNTHIPSVKHEALDHPEQYDELIKQAGGIDVQLLGLGVNGHIGFNEPGTKFDSLTSVVNLTPSTIAANARFFKNESEVPTKAVSMGLGSIMQAKKIVLIATGLNKSEAIKHLVEDAPNENWPVTVLKNHPNVTIIIDEQAASQIKK; encoded by the coding sequence ATGGAAATTATCACTTTAAATGATCCCTTAGCAGTTGGGAAAAAGACTGCTGAAATCTTTATTAAAGCAATTGAAAAAAAACCAAATGCAATTTTAGGATTAGCAACTGGTTCGTCACCATTACCAACTTATCAAGAGTTAATTAAGGCTCACAAAAATCATCAAGTATCTTTTAAAAATGTCAAAACTTTTAACTTAGATGAATATGTTGGTTTAAAAGAAGGTGACAGTCATTCTTATCGTCATTTTATGAACGAAAACTTGTTTAATCATCTTGATATTCACAAGCCAAATACCCATATTCCTAGTGTTAAACACGAAGCTTTGGATCATCCCGAGCAATATGATGAATTGATTAAACAAGCTGGAGGAATTGATGTGCAATTATTAGGTTTGGGAGTCAATGGTCACATTGGGTTTAACGAACCAGGAACCAAGTTTGATTCGTTAACAAGTGTAGTTAATTTAACTCCTTCAACCATTGCGGCAAATGCGAGATTCTTTAAAAACGAAAGCGAAGTACCTACTAAGGCAGTTTCAATGGGTTTAGGATCGATTATGCAGGCAAAGAAGATTGTTTTGATTGCTACAGGTTTAAATAAGAGTGAAGCGATTAAACATTTAGTCGAGGATGCTCCTAATGAAAATTGACCAGTGACGGTTTTAAAGAATCATCCTAACGTGACGATTATTATTGATGAACAGGCAGCAAGTCAAATTAAGAAATAA
- a CDS encoding Pycsar system effector family protein, which translates to MDDKEVTNKYHLILEQIKRQIDSFDAKANILLAISGILSTVSVSLLPVTIKHSTQLSFLILLVIYTFLLIGSIFSFILVVIPRKRSKKIKKIQTNSNLYYWDLADAEPSEIRTEIQKVDLYHDDLTKQIKINSMVAKRKHKLLVFGIELLIVSLLLMFIAIMVHVFV; encoded by the coding sequence ATGGATGATAAAGAAGTTACAAACAAGTATCATCTGATACTAGAACAAATAAAAAGACAAATAGATAGTTTTGATGCAAAAGCAAACATTTTGTTAGCCATTTCAGGAATTCTTTCAACAGTTAGTGTTTCTTTGCTACCAGTAACAATTAAGCATAGTACACAGTTATCTTTTTTAATTCTCTTGGTGATTTATACATTTCTACTTATTGGCTCAATTTTTAGTTTTATCTTAGTTGTTATTCCGAGAAAAAGAAGCAAGAAGATTAAAAAAATTCAGACAAATTCTAATTTATATTATTGAGATCTTGCTGATGCCGAACCTAGTGAGATTAGGACAGAAATTCAAAAAGTTGATTTGTATCATGATGATTTGACAAAGCAAATAAAAATAAACTCAATGGTCGCAAAGAGAAAACATAAGTTATTGGTGTTTGGTATTGAGCTTTTGATAGTTTCTTTGTTGTTGATGTTTATAGCAATAATGGTTCACGTGTTTGTGTAA
- a CDS encoding adenylate/guanylate cyclase domain-containing protein — protein sequence MNNCDYKDAKKRINDILNSRTDVERNVKEIPKDESAFSYKNGIKAWVGALFVDIVDSTNLFKNESEEKIARMMRAFCQEIIRILDQNPNYREIGIRGDCVYAIYNCPYKDDIGSIYDDAVTVNTFNNMFQKLLENINFPTFDIGIGIGASEALIIKAGKKGTGISNNIWIGDAVIDASKLSSEAGRNDYRKIMVSNTFYSNLDEYFKNSSENDYFGRIYSNKLKTYVYQADVIWRDMTEWIKTF from the coding sequence ATGAATAATTGTGATTACAAAGATGCCAAGAAGCGAATTAATGACATATTAAATTCCAGAACAGATGTTGAAAGAAATGTCAAAGAAATTCCGAAAGATGAATCGGCATTTAGTTATAAGAATGGAATAAAGGCTTGAGTTGGTGCGCTTTTTGTTGATATTGTTGATTCTACAAATTTATTTAAAAATGAGAGTGAAGAAAAAATAGCACGAATGATGCGAGCTTTTTGTCAAGAAATCATCAGAATTCTTGATCAAAATCCTAATTATCGAGAGATTGGAATTCGTGGAGATTGTGTTTATGCTATTTATAACTGTCCATACAAAGACGATATTGGTTCCATATACGATGATGCGGTGACGGTAAATACATTTAATAATATGTTTCAGAAATTACTTGAGAATATTAATTTTCCAACATTTGATATTGGTATAGGTATTGGTGCCTCTGAAGCGTTGATTATCAAAGCAGGTAAAAAAGGAACTGGAATTAGCAATAATATTTGAATTGGTGATGCAGTTATTGATGCTTCTAAATTGTCTTCTGAAGCAGGAAGAAATGATTATAGAAAAATTATGGTCTCGAATACTTTTTATTCAAATCTCGATGAATATTTTAAAAATAGTTCTGAAAATGATTATTTCGGACGAATATATTCAAATAAATTAAAAACTTATGTTTATCAAGCGGATGTAATTTGAAGAGATATGACTGAATGAATAAAAACATTTTAA